From Ignavibacterium sp.:
TTGCGCCACTCTTTGTTACAAATGTTAAAATTCCATTTTTTGAAACATCAATACTCGACTGAAAAAGATGGAAAGATTCGAACTCATCGGTTTTCTCTCCGCGTAAAACAAGTTCCGGTTCATCAACCGGATTATAATTTTTATCAAGAGCTAATTTGTAAAGCGAAGAATAGCCATCACGGTTAGCACTAAAGAAAATAAAACTACTATCTTTTTTTTGATGATAAACCGGAGAGAAATTAAATCCCCAATAAGTTAATTTTTTTGCACCTATTTCCTGCGGAACTTTATCGGAAAGTAATGGGAAGTATTTTCTTTTAAGATAATAACTCCACTCATTATCTAATTCATCTATTGATTTGCCCAGAGTATGTTCAAGAACTTCACTGAAATTTTTATACATCCAGAAATTTTCAAGAATCAAAGGGATTTTTTCTGCTCCATATTTTTCTTCAACAAATTCCAGAAAACTCTGACCTTCTTTGTACATAAGAAATGAACCATAGATTTTAAAGATGTCTTTTAACCCAACAAAGTAATTATTTATCACTGCATCACGCATAACCATTTCTGCCTGAGCATCAACTTCTGTTGAAAGATATTCGGCAAGTCCTTCAACAAACCAAAGCGGAGGAAGCATATCAGTCGGTTGGCGGTGATCACGAAGAACGCGAAATACTTTGTTTGTCATAAAGACATGTACAAGTTCGTGTCTTATTACATGCCTGAAATCTGATAGCGAACCGGTTGAAGGAATAACTACTCTTCCTTTCAGAAATTCAAAAAAACCTCCAACACCTTCAGGAATAAATCCGGGCGTGATGTTCGTTTGCTGGAAATGAATTGAAGTGTTATAAAATATCAGTGGAATTTTTCTCGTAACAACATGATTTAGTTTTTCAGCAAGTTCGGAGTAAATTTCTTCGGCATAAGCAGCACCAATTTCCGCAATGGTTTCCATTTCTCCGTAATAATAAATATTGAAATGTTCTGTACGAAGAACTTTCCAGTCAAAATCTTCATACTGAACTTTATTTCTGCCGAAGAAAAAATATTGCGCTTGTAATTCCGCTGTAATGGATAGCAAAATTACAGTAATAAACTTGAAAAGAATTTTCAAGACTCTCTCAGTTTAGTTTCAGGATAATCTTTCCTTAAGAAGATTGATATACTCGATTTCACTTGGATCAAATCCTCTTAATATGCCTAAGTAAAAACTTATCCAATCAGCTAAAAAAATCAAATCCATAATGCGTACCTTAAAATTCTTTTCATTGCTTTGCAGTGAAATTATTTCAACATCAGCTTTGTTTATAAATTCAGATACGATTTGAAATCGTTTTTTGATTTGAGGATGATAAATTTCATCGAGTATGTAAATAACCTTTGTGTGAAGCTTTTTTTGTTGATGAGATTCCCAGCCAATAATTTCATTGTGATTCATCTCCGGGAATTCGTGATGGAACGCGTGAAGTTTTGAATTTTCATTAATCTGCGATTTTAATCTGTAACCAATTGCATTTGTGTAATCGGAAGCAGAATAAATAACAGGAATAAATCCTAACAATTGCTGAGCAACTGAAACAGCATGATTTTCTTCAGTTGAGTATTCATCGGCTTTTCTTTTCCAAAGTTGAAGTGTAGCATCAACAAATTCATTTTGTGGAGAGATTAATTCAAGTTTTTCAAATACTTTTAGTAAAGTAAAAAAACTTAATCCCAATGCATATCGAGGTTGAAACCCTTTTTGTAATCTTACAAATGGAACTGAATTTTCCTCAGCAAGCTTCTCTAATTTTCCGCCGGTTGAAATACAAATA
This genomic window contains:
- a CDS encoding bifunctional phosphoglucose/phosphomannose isomerase gives rise to the protein MKISEFIQKYDTQNQYQILKETYKQIEYAINNSYPDFGFSKNQINKIIISGLGGSAISGDLLKNFLKDELSIPVIVNRNYFLPSFADDKTLLIASSYSGNTEETLSSFNEAVKKGCKIICISTGGKLEKLAEENSVPFVRLQKGFQPRYALGLSFFTLLKVFEKLELISPQNEFVDATLQLWKRKADEYSTEENHAVSVAQQLLGFIPVIYSASDYTNAIGYRLKSQINENSKLHAFHHEFPEMNHNEIIGWESHQQKKLHTKVIYILDEIYHPQIKKRFQIVSEFINKADVEIISLQSNEKNFKVRIMDLIFLADWISFYLGILRGFDPSEIEYINLLKERLS